The Desulfovibrio piger DNA segment TTGTCATACTCTCTGCCGGAAGCGTGCGTATCCTTTTTCCCGGAAAAATGTTTTTGACATCCCCGCAAGAGCTGACGTATTTTGAAACCAAATATGAAGCGGCCGTCAGCCCCGGAAAGACGACGCTTTGCCTCCCCTGCCCTGCACTTTCGCGGATGCAGCGGCCCGCCCCTCTCCACGGTCTCCGCGGATATGTCCATCCTTTCCGGTTGAGGAGGATACATGAAATTCCAGTTTGACCGTCCCGCCTGCCAGAACCTGCGCAAGGCCCTCCGCAAGGAGTGGCTGGAGACCAACGGTCTTGGCGACTATGCCTCCAGCTCGCTGGTATGCTGCAATACGCGCAAATACCACGGCCTGTTCGTCACCGAGCTGGCCCGGCCCGCAGGCCGCCATGTGCTGCTCTCCACCCTTGAGGAATCCCTGCTCATGGCAGGCAAAGAGTTCTTCTTCTCCTGCCGCAAGCATCCGGGCGTGTACTTCCCGCGCGGGCATGAATACATGCAGGCCGCCTCTGCCGGGCTCTGGCCCTCTTTCCGCTACCGTTTCGGCGATGTGACGCTGACCCGCGAGCTCATGCTGCTGCCGGGACGGCATGTCCTCCTCATACGCTACAAGGCCAGTATCGCCAGTCCCGAGCCCCCGCCCCTGCGCCTGCGCATCAAGCCCCTGCTGGCCTGCCGCAACATGCATGCGGTCATCCGCGCCGACAAAGCCATCGACAGCAGCGTCTCCCCGACCCTGTACGGGGCATCCGTGCGCCCGGATCCCCAGCTGCCCGAACTTTTTTTGCAGATGGACGGCCCTTCCTCCTGGCAGACGGCCCAGGACTGGTACTACAACATCGAGTATCTCGTGGAACAGGAGCGGGGCTTCCCCTTCCAGGAAGACCTGTTCATGCCCGGGATTTTCGAAGTGGATCTTGTTCCCGGCCATGCCGTCTATCTCACCGTCTCCACGGAGAGCCTGCAAAAGGAACACAGCCGGCATGACTTCGAACGGCTGTGGCAGGAAGAGAGCCAGCGCCGGAGCGACGAAGAAGCCGAGACGGACAGCCTGCAAAAGCATCTGGCCCGGGAAGGGAAACGTTTCCTCATCGCCACGCCCGGCAGCACGACCGGCCGGATCGACAGCATCGTGGCCGGGTACCACTGGTTCGGCTCCTGGGGACGCGACACCATGATCGCCCTGCCCGGCCTGACGTTTTTTGCCGGTCGCCAGGATCTGGGCGAACAGATCCTTGCCAACATGGGCGCCGCCGTGCGTGGCGGCCTCATCCCCAACGTTTTTTCCGCCGACGGCCGTCATGCCTACAACTCCGTGGACGCTTCCCTCTGGTATGTCTGGGCCGTGCAGATGCTGCTCCAGGTCGATCCGCAGCGCATGGGCTTTGTGAAAGAGCACTGCTGGCCCACCATCAAGGAGATCCTCCGGGCCTATGCCGGGGGGCAGGTCCCGTTCGTCCGTGCCGACGAGGAAGGCTTCCTTGACGTGGGCGACGAACAGACCC contains these protein-coding regions:
- a CDS encoding amylo-alpha-1,6-glucosidase, which encodes MKFQFDRPACQNLRKALRKEWLETNGLGDYASSSLVCCNTRKYHGLFVTELARPAGRHVLLSTLEESLLMAGKEFFFSCRKHPGVYFPRGHEYMQAASAGLWPSFRYRFGDVTLTRELMLLPGRHVLLIRYKASIASPEPPPLRLRIKPLLACRNMHAVIRADKAIDSSVSPTLYGASVRPDPQLPELFLQMDGPSSWQTAQDWYYNIEYLVEQERGFPFQEDLFMPGIFEVDLVPGHAVYLTVSTESLQKEHSRHDFERLWQEESQRRSDEEAETDSLQKHLAREGKRFLIATPGSTTGRIDSIVAGYHWFGSWGRDTMIALPGLTFFAGRQDLGEQILANMGAAVRGGLIPNVFSADGRHAYNSVDASLWYVWAVQMLLQVDPQRMGFVKEHCWPTIKEILRAYAGGQVPFVRADEEGFLDVGDEQTQLTWMDAVVDGRPVTPRHGQPVEISALWYNALAFADHLARRFDEPHWQDSVDQRDRMRAVFVHRHWIKDYRGDYLADVWRDGERDFRVRPNQLFAVSLPFPILEEDNYASVVSRVRQCLLTPCGLRTLAPSANEYCSLYEGGPGERDKAYHQGTVWPWLLGAYGDALLRAAWDEEGAARDLLHTLTPLFGSHLGGAGIGSISEIFDGDPPHLPNGCIAQAWSVAECLRLLNRLEKVAPQAYAQWENALLQGDR